Proteins co-encoded in one Marinobacter qingdaonensis genomic window:
- the yeiP gene encoding elongation factor P-like protein EfpL, with product MPKASEIKKNSAVEYDGRVYFVKDIERSVPQGRAGGSLYRMRMYDVVTGNKIDETFKDSDMLNLADLVRRPATFSYADGDEYVFMDSEDFTQYLLNRDAIADELLFINEDTQGLMVVLVSDAPVSLALPPTVELEITETDPSIKGGSATARTKPATLSTGLVVQVPEHISTGDRIKVNVEERKFLSRA from the coding sequence ATGCCAAAAGCGAGTGAGATCAAGAAGAATTCCGCCGTTGAATACGACGGCCGCGTCTATTTCGTGAAGGACATCGAGCGTTCGGTGCCCCAGGGCCGTGCGGGCGGCAGCCTTTACCGCATGCGCATGTACGATGTGGTCACCGGCAACAAGATCGACGAGACCTTCAAGGACTCGGACATGCTGAACCTGGCGGACCTGGTGCGCCGGCCGGCCACCTTCTCCTACGCCGACGGCGACGAGTACGTGTTCATGGACAGCGAGGACTTTACCCAGTACCTGCTGAACCGGGACGCCATCGCCGACGAGCTGCTGTTCATCAACGAAGACACCCAGGGCCTGATGGTGGTGCTGGTCAGCGATGCCCCGGTTTCCCTGGCCCTGCCGCCGACCGTGGAACTGGAGATCACCGAAACCGATCCATCCATTAAGGGCGGCTCTGCCACCGCGCGGACCAAGCCCGCGACCCTGTCGACCGGGCTGGTGGTGCAGGTGCCGGAGCACATCTCCACCGGTGACCGGATCAAGGTGAACGTGGAAGAGCGCAAGTTCCTGAGCCGCGCCTGA
- a CDS encoding Lrp/AsnC ligand binding domain-containing protein — protein sequence MVELDRIDHSIIRELQKNARITVTELASRVGLSKTPCQVRMRRLEEQGYITGYTALVNQTKLGLSHIAFAQVTLNDTSSAALAAFNSALKQISAVEQCHMIAGNFDYLLKVRTRDMAEYRQVLGEQISALPHVLQTSTFVVMENVKDAGL from the coding sequence ATGGTCGAATTAGACCGGATTGATCACTCCATTATTCGGGAACTGCAGAAAAACGCCCGGATCACCGTTACCGAACTGGCCTCCCGCGTGGGCCTGTCGAAAACCCCCTGCCAGGTCCGCATGCGCCGGCTCGAGGAGCAGGGTTACATCACCGGCTACACCGCCCTGGTCAACCAGACCAAGCTCGGCCTGTCCCACATCGCCTTCGCCCAGGTCACCCTGAACGACACCAGCAGCGCTGCCCTGGCGGCATTCAACAGCGCCCTCAAGCAGATTTCAGCGGTGGAGCAGTGCCACATGATCGCAGGCAACTTTGATTACCTGCTGAAAGTGCGGACCCGGGATATGGCCGAGTACCGTCAGGTCCTGGGCGAGCAGATCTCGGCCCTGCCCCACGTGCTGCAGACCAGCACGTTCGTGGTGATGGAAAACGTCAAGGACGCGGGACTTTAA
- a CDS encoding low specificity L-threonine aldolase: protein MVSQFEQFASDNYSGVCPQAWQAMAEANRMDEPAYGEDSWTQRAADGLRSLFDTDCEVYFVFNGTAANSLALASMGQSFHSVICHELAHIETDECGGPEYASNGAKLLLGQGQDGKLTPDSIEHLVTKRTDIHYPKPKALSLTQATEVGTVYSPEELRAIRATADQYGLSVHMDGARFANAVAALDVHPSEITWKAGVDVLCFSGTKNGLALGEAVVFFNRRLAEDFEWRCKQAGQLASKMRYISAPWCGLLENNVWLDNARHANACAERLASGLAGLPGVTLRYPRQVNGVFVELPEPVQAALRSKGWRFYNFIGGSARLMCSWATTTERVDRFLADVRELVR from the coding sequence ATCGTGTCCCAATTCGAGCAGTTTGCCAGTGACAACTACAGCGGGGTCTGTCCCCAGGCGTGGCAGGCCATGGCCGAGGCCAATCGCATGGACGAACCGGCGTACGGTGAGGACAGTTGGACCCAACGAGCGGCGGACGGCCTGCGCAGCCTGTTCGACACCGACTGCGAGGTGTATTTCGTGTTCAATGGCACCGCCGCCAACTCCCTGGCGCTGGCGTCCATGGGCCAGTCCTTCCACAGCGTGATCTGCCACGAGCTGGCGCACATCGAAACCGACGAATGCGGCGGCCCGGAATACGCCTCCAACGGCGCCAAACTGCTGCTGGGGCAGGGGCAGGACGGCAAGCTCACCCCCGACAGCATCGAGCACCTGGTGACCAAGCGCACCGACATCCATTACCCCAAACCCAAGGCACTGAGCCTGACCCAGGCCACCGAGGTGGGCACGGTCTATTCCCCCGAGGAGCTGCGGGCCATCCGGGCCACGGCCGACCAATACGGTCTCAGCGTTCACATGGACGGCGCCCGGTTCGCCAACGCCGTGGCCGCCCTGGACGTGCATCCGTCGGAAATCACCTGGAAAGCCGGGGTCGATGTGCTGTGCTTCTCCGGCACCAAGAACGGCCTGGCCCTGGGTGAGGCCGTGGTGTTTTTCAACCGGCGGCTGGCGGAGGATTTCGAGTGGCGCTGCAAACAGGCCGGGCAGCTGGCTTCCAAGATGCGCTACATCTCGGCGCCCTGGTGCGGCCTGCTGGAAAACAACGTCTGGCTGGACAACGCCCGCCACGCCAATGCCTGTGCCGAGCGCCTGGCCTCGGGCCTGGCCGGCCTGCCGGGCGTGACCCTGAGGTACCCACGCCAGGTCAACGGTGTGTTCGTGGAATTGCCGGAGCCGGTGCAGGCGGCCCTGCGCAGCAAGGGCTGGCGGTTCTACAATTTCATCGGCGGCTCCGCCCGGCTGATGTGCTCCTGGGCGACCACCACCGAGCGGGTGGACCGATTCCTGGCGGACGTACGCGAACTGGTGCGCTGA
- the putA gene encoding bifunctional proline dehydrogenase/L-glutamate gamma-semialdehyde dehydrogenase PutA, whose translation MRPQQSDIPTLVDSRQAIRDYYLADEHKVVHEMIAGAQLSQTEREAISARAADLVRSVRKNAKPTIMEKFLAEYGLTTKEGVALMCLAEALLRVPDSTTINDLIEDKITSGAWGTHLGKASSQLINTATVALLMTSNLLKESERNTIGDTLRKLLKRFGEPVIRTVAGQAMKEMGRQFVLGRDIDEAQDEAKEYMAKGYTYSYDMLGEAARTDDDAKRYYASYSNAIDSIAKACKGDVRKNPGISVKLSALLARYEYGNKERVMDELLPRARTLVKKAAAANMGFNIDAEEQERLDLSLDVIEELVSDPELAGWDGFGVVVQAYGKRASFVLDWLYGLAEKYDRKIMVRLVKGAYWDAEIKRSQVTGLNGFPVFTRKACSDVSFVSCATKLLNMTDRIYPQFATHNAHSVSTILELAQARKVNNYEFQRLHGMGESLHNEVIKASGVPCRIYAPVGPHKDLLAYLVRRLLENGANSSFVNQIVDKRITPEEIAKDPIDSVKEMGDNISSKAIVHPYKLFGDQRRNSKGWDITDPVTVEQIEAGRGAYRTHRWKGGPLIAGEVAGTEVQVVRNPADPDDLVGHVTMASDADVNTAITAAENGFKTWSSMSADERAACVRKVGDLYEENCDELFALTTREAGKSLLDAIAEIREAVDFSQYYANEALRYKDAGEARGPMVCISPWNFPLAIFTGQILANLAAGNTVLAKPAEQTSLLAIRAVELMYEAGIPKDAIQLLPGTGATVGAALTSDSRVSGVCFTGSTVTAQRINKVMTENMAPDAPLVAETGGMNAMIVDSTALPEQVVRDVLASSFQSAGQRCSALRMLYVQEDIAGHLLEMLYGAMEELGIGDPWLLSTDVGPVIDETARKKITDHCDKFERDGKLLKKLPVPDKGLFVSPAVLKVSGIEELEEEIFGPVLHVATFKAKDIDKVVDSVNAKGYGLTFGIHSRVDRRVERISSRIKVGNTYVNRNQIGAIVGSQPFGGEGLSGTGPKAGGPQYVRRFMKGDTVQVAAEAGGKKVDAKKLQNLIGKLDALKSPKPDDRIARIEPIFGKVPAPLDAHAEEMPGPTGELNRLTNHARGVVLCLGPDQATALEQAGVALSQGNKVVVVAPGVDAKVAEAAKAGLPIVGIDGQLEPDALATANGFEAVVSCAETALLREYRLALAKRDGALLPLITEHKLDQRFVIERHLCVDTTAAGGNASLIAASE comes from the coding sequence ATGAGACCGCAGCAATCGGACATTCCCACTCTTGTCGACAGCCGACAGGCCATTCGTGATTACTACCTCGCAGATGAGCACAAGGTCGTCCATGAGATGATTGCTGGGGCCCAGTTGTCCCAGACCGAACGCGAAGCCATTTCCGCTCGGGCGGCCGACCTGGTGCGCAGCGTGCGCAAGAACGCCAAGCCCACCATCATGGAGAAGTTCCTGGCCGAGTACGGCCTGACCACCAAAGAAGGTGTGGCCCTGATGTGTCTGGCCGAGGCCCTGTTGCGGGTACCGGACAGCACCACCATCAATGACCTGATCGAAGACAAGATCACCTCCGGCGCCTGGGGTACCCATCTGGGCAAGGCCTCCTCGCAGCTGATCAACACCGCCACCGTGGCGCTGCTGATGACCAGCAACCTGCTGAAAGAATCCGAGCGCAACACCATCGGTGACACCCTGCGCAAACTGCTCAAGCGTTTCGGCGAGCCGGTCATCCGGACCGTTGCCGGTCAGGCCATGAAGGAAATGGGCCGTCAGTTCGTGCTCGGTCGCGACATCGACGAAGCCCAGGACGAAGCCAAGGAATACATGGCCAAGGGCTACACCTATTCCTATGACATGCTGGGTGAGGCGGCGCGCACCGACGACGACGCCAAGCGTTATTACGCCTCCTACTCCAATGCCATCGACAGCATTGCCAAGGCCTGCAAGGGCGATGTGCGCAAGAACCCGGGCATCTCGGTCAAGCTCTCTGCGCTGCTGGCCCGCTACGAGTACGGCAACAAGGAGCGGGTCATGGACGAGCTGCTGCCCCGCGCCCGCACCCTGGTGAAAAAGGCCGCGGCCGCCAACATGGGTTTCAACATCGACGCCGAGGAGCAGGAGCGTCTGGACCTGTCCCTGGATGTCATCGAAGAGCTGGTGTCCGATCCGGAACTGGCCGGCTGGGACGGCTTCGGTGTGGTGGTGCAGGCCTACGGCAAGCGCGCCTCGTTCGTGCTGGACTGGCTCTACGGTCTGGCCGAGAAATACGACCGCAAGATCATGGTGCGCCTGGTCAAAGGCGCCTACTGGGACGCCGAAATCAAGCGCTCCCAGGTGACCGGTCTGAATGGCTTCCCGGTCTTTACCCGCAAGGCGTGCAGCGACGTATCCTTCGTCTCCTGCGCGACCAAGCTGCTGAACATGACCGACCGGATCTACCCGCAGTTTGCGACCCACAACGCGCACTCGGTCTCCACCATCCTGGAGCTGGCCCAGGCCAGGAAGGTGAACAACTACGAGTTCCAGCGCCTGCACGGTATGGGCGAGTCCCTGCACAACGAGGTGATCAAGGCCAGTGGCGTGCCGTGCCGCATCTACGCCCCGGTGGGTCCCCACAAGGACCTGCTGGCGTACCTGGTGCGTCGCCTGCTGGAGAACGGTGCCAACAGCTCGTTCGTGAACCAGATTGTGGACAAGCGCATCACCCCGGAAGAGATCGCCAAGGACCCGATCGACTCGGTCAAGGAGATGGGCGACAACATCTCCAGCAAGGCGATCGTGCATCCGTACAAGTTGTTCGGTGACCAGCGCCGCAATTCCAAGGGCTGGGACATCACCGATCCGGTCACCGTCGAGCAGATCGAAGCCGGTCGCGGCGCCTACCGCACCCACCGCTGGAAAGGCGGTCCGCTGATCGCCGGCGAAGTGGCGGGCACCGAGGTCCAGGTGGTGCGCAACCCGGCCGACCCGGACGATCTGGTGGGGCACGTCACCATGGCCTCCGACGCCGACGTGAACACCGCCATCACCGCCGCCGAGAACGGCTTCAAGACCTGGTCGTCCATGTCTGCGGACGAGCGTGCGGCGTGCGTGCGCAAGGTCGGCGACCTGTACGAGGAGAACTGCGACGAGCTGTTTGCGCTGACCACCCGCGAGGCGGGCAAGTCGTTGCTGGACGCCATCGCCGAGATCCGTGAGGCGGTGGATTTCTCCCAGTACTACGCCAACGAAGCGCTGCGCTACAAGGACGCCGGCGAGGCCCGCGGACCGATGGTGTGCATCTCACCCTGGAACTTCCCGCTGGCGATCTTCACCGGCCAGATCCTGGCCAACCTGGCGGCGGGCAACACCGTGCTGGCCAAGCCGGCCGAGCAGACCTCGCTGCTGGCAATCCGCGCCGTGGAGCTGATGTATGAAGCCGGTATCCCCAAGGATGCCATTCAGCTGCTGCCGGGCACCGGTGCCACCGTGGGCGCGGCGCTGACCTCGGACTCCCGGGTTTCCGGCGTCTGCTTCACCGGCTCCACCGTCACCGCCCAGCGCATCAACAAGGTGATGACCGAAAACATGGCGCCGGACGCCCCGCTGGTGGCCGAAACCGGCGGCATGAACGCGATGATCGTCGACTCCACGGCACTGCCCGAGCAGGTGGTGCGTGACGTGCTGGCTTCCTCGTTCCAGAGTGCCGGCCAGCGCTGTTCCGCCCTGCGCATGCTGTACGTGCAGGAGGACATCGCCGGGCACCTGCTGGAAATGCTCTACGGTGCCATGGAAGAGTTGGGCATCGGCGATCCCTGGCTGCTGTCCACTGACGTTGGCCCGGTCATCGACGAAACCGCGCGCAAGAAGATTACCGACCACTGCGACAAGTTCGAGCGCGACGGCAAGCTGCTGAAGAAGTTGCCGGTGCCGGATAAGGGGCTGTTCGTGTCGCCGGCGGTGCTGAAAGTGTCCGGCATCGAGGAGCTGGAAGAGGAAATCTTCGGGCCGGTGCTGCACGTGGCTACCTTCAAGGCCAAGGACATCGACAAGGTAGTGGACAGCGTCAACGCCAAAGGTTACGGCCTGACGTTCGGCATCCACAGCCGGGTGGACCGCCGGGTTGAGCGCATCTCAAGCCGCATCAAGGTGGGCAACACCTACGTCAACCGCAACCAGATCGGCGCCATCGTCGGCTCCCAGCCGTTCGGCGGCGAAGGCCTGTCCGGTACCGGTCCGAAGGCCGGTGGCCCACAGTACGTGCGCCGGTTCATGAAAGGCGACACCGTGCAGGTGGCCGCCGAAGCCGGCGGCAAGAAGGTCGATGCCAAGAAACTGCAGAACCTGATTGGCAAGCTGGACGCACTCAAGTCGCCCAAACCGGACGACCGCATTGCCCGCATCGAGCCGATCTTTGGCAAGGTGCCGGCGCCGCTGGACGCCCACGCCGAGGAAATGCCCGGGCCGACCGGTGAGCTGAACCGGCTTACCAACCACGCCCGCGGTGTGGTTCTGTGTCTGGGCCCGGATCAGGCCACGGCGCTGGAGCAGGCCGGTGTGGCACTGTCCCAGGGCAACAAGGTGGTGGTCGTGGCGCCAGGTGTGGACGCCAAGGTGGCCGAGGCGGCCAAGGCCGGTCTGCCCATCGTGGGCATCGACGGCCAGCTGGAGCCGGACGCCCTGGCCACCGCCAACGGCTTTGAGGCTGTGGTGAGCTGCGCCGAAACCGCGCTGCTGCGGGAATACCGCCTGGCCCTGGCCAAGCGTGACGGCGCTCTGCTGCCGCTGATCACTGAGCATAAACTGGATCAGCGCTTTGTGATCGAACGTCACCTGTGTGTGGACACCACGGCAGCGGGCGGTAACGCCAGCCTGATCGCGGCCTCCGAGTGA
- a CDS encoding acyl-CoA thioesterase, translated as MPGTAAKPVSASSIEKHVYKVFPNDMNAHDTVFGGMIMAKCDRLALVVAERHAAHVCVTAAVDSIHFRAPAKGNDTLLFSLSLNRSWGSSMEIGARVEAENSYTGDTRHILSAFFTFVALDENDKPIDVPEVIPETDEQKRRYENAAIRREGRLKTREKLASRKG; from the coding sequence ATGCCCGGAACTGCCGCCAAGCCGGTATCGGCCTCTTCCATCGAAAAGCACGTCTACAAAGTATTCCCCAACGACATGAACGCCCACGACACCGTGTTCGGTGGCATGATCATGGCCAAGTGCGACCGGCTGGCCCTGGTGGTGGCTGAGCGCCATGCCGCCCACGTGTGCGTCACCGCTGCCGTGGATTCCATCCATTTTCGCGCCCCGGCCAAGGGCAACGACACCCTGTTGTTCAGTCTGTCGCTGAACCGCAGCTGGGGCTCGTCCATGGAGATCGGCGCCCGGGTGGAGGCGGAGAACAGCTACACCGGCGACACCCGCCACATCCTGTCGGCGTTTTTCACCTTCGTGGCGCTGGACGAGAACGACAAGCCCATCGACGTGCCCGAGGTCATCCCGGAAACCGACGAGCAGAAACGCCGGTACGAGAACGCCGCCATCCGCCGCGAAGGACGCCTGAAAACCCGGGAGAAGCTGGCCAGCCGCAAGGGCTGA
- a CDS encoding short-chain fatty acid transporter, translated as MMQRLTNGSVKLVERFLPDPYVLVLLLSLVVFVAAMVFEGQSPLQMVQYWGDGFWNLLTFAMQMVLVLVTGFVLASTPFFKRILKALGQLARSPGQAVVLVTLVSLAAAWINWGFGLVIGALFARQVAREVPNVNYPLLIASAYSGFMVWHGGLAGSVPLVIATEGHFTADMIGVIPTSETIFAPFNLLLVLAMFIVIPVVNRLMMGDGGKHVDATKLAEEASLPELKNDTPAEKLENSRLLAQAVGIMGLIFAGYYFLARSGSLNLNIVNFMFLILGIILHGRPSRFIASASEAVRGSTGIIIQFPFYAGIMAMMVDSGLASSLSNWFANVANPTTFPLFTFLSAGVVNIFVPSGGGQWAVQAPIMLEAGAALGVEPARTAMAVAWGDAWTNMIQPFWALPALAIAGLSARDVMGYCLIVLLATGVVLGLGLMLLP; from the coding sequence ATGATGCAACGATTGACCAACGGCTCCGTGAAGCTGGTGGAGCGTTTCCTGCCGGATCCCTACGTTCTGGTGCTTCTTCTTTCCCTAGTGGTGTTCGTCGCCGCTATGGTCTTCGAGGGCCAGTCCCCTCTGCAGATGGTGCAGTACTGGGGTGACGGCTTCTGGAACCTGCTGACCTTTGCCATGCAGATGGTGCTGGTGCTGGTTACCGGCTTTGTCCTGGCCAGCACGCCGTTTTTCAAGCGCATTCTGAAGGCCCTCGGCCAGCTCGCCCGGTCACCGGGGCAGGCGGTGGTCCTGGTCACCCTGGTGTCCCTGGCCGCGGCCTGGATCAACTGGGGCTTCGGCCTGGTTATCGGTGCCCTGTTTGCCCGGCAGGTGGCCCGGGAAGTGCCGAACGTGAACTACCCGCTGCTGATCGCCAGCGCCTACAGCGGGTTCATGGTGTGGCACGGGGGCCTGGCCGGCTCGGTGCCGCTGGTGATCGCAACCGAGGGCCATTTCACCGCCGACATGATCGGGGTCATTCCCACCAGCGAGACCATTTTCGCGCCGTTTAACCTGCTGCTGGTGTTGGCGATGTTCATCGTCATTCCCGTGGTCAATCGCCTGATGATGGGCGACGGCGGCAAGCACGTTGACGCCACCAAGCTGGCGGAGGAAGCGTCACTGCCGGAGCTCAAGAACGACACCCCGGCCGAGAAGCTGGAAAACAGCCGGTTGCTGGCCCAGGCCGTCGGGATCATGGGGCTGATTTTCGCCGGCTACTACTTCCTGGCTCGCAGCGGCTCCTTGAACCTGAACATCGTGAATTTCATGTTCCTGATTCTTGGGATCATCCTGCACGGCCGTCCGTCCCGTTTCATCGCCAGCGCCTCGGAGGCGGTCCGCGGCTCCACCGGCATCATCATCCAGTTCCCGTTCTACGCCGGGATCATGGCCATGATGGTCGACTCCGGCCTGGCCAGCAGCCTGTCGAACTGGTTTGCCAACGTGGCCAACCCGACCACCTTCCCGCTGTTCACCTTCCTCAGTGCCGGGGTGGTCAACATCTTCGTGCCCTCCGGGGGCGGCCAGTGGGCGGTCCAGGCGCCGATCATGCTGGAAGCGGGCGCAGCCCTGGGGGTCGAGCCGGCACGCACCGCCATGGCGGTGGCCTGGGGCGATGCCTGGACCAACATGATCCAGCCGTTCTGGGCCCTGCCGGCCCTGGCCATCGCCGGACTGTCGGCCCGGGACGTGATGGGTTATTGCCTGATCGTGTTGCTGGCCACCGGCGTGGTGCTGGGCCTGGGGCTGATGCTCTTGCCCTGA
- the gdhA gene encoding NADP-specific glutamate dehydrogenase, translating to MSKHQSLDALRQQIIERNPNEPEFHQAVTEVLNSLEPVMADHPEYQDAKLIERICEPERQILFRVPWVDDQGEVQINRGFRVEFNSALGPFKGGLRFHPSVNLGVVKFLGFEQIFKNALTGLPIGGGKGGADFDPKGKSDGEIMRFCQSFMTELYRYIGADTDVPAGDIGVGQREIGLLFGQYKRITNRYENGVVTGKQLQWGGARGRQEATGYGAVYFLQEMLGAHRKKLKGKKVVVSGTGNVAVFAMEKAVELGAKVVACSDSDGYVHDANGLDVELVKQIKQVEKGRIRDYPKRSKGKAEYQSDGSIWQVACDVAMPCATQNELGEDDAQALIDNKVMAVVEGANMPCTPEAIQAFSDAKVLFGPGKAANAGGVAMSAMEMQQNAARESWSFDYSIEQLQQVMREIHQSCFDTAKQYDRKGDYVFGANAAGFRQVADAMLAFGVI from the coding sequence GTGAGCAAACACCAGTCGCTGGATGCATTGCGCCAACAGATCATCGAACGCAACCCGAACGAGCCGGAATTCCACCAGGCGGTGACCGAAGTCCTCAACTCCCTGGAACCGGTGATGGCCGACCACCCCGAGTACCAGGACGCCAAACTGATTGAACGCATCTGCGAGCCCGAGCGCCAGATCCTGTTCCGGGTGCCCTGGGTGGACGATCAGGGCGAGGTGCAGATCAACCGCGGGTTCCGGGTCGAGTTCAATTCCGCCCTGGGCCCGTTCAAGGGCGGACTGCGGTTTCACCCGTCGGTGAACCTGGGCGTGGTCAAGTTCCTCGGCTTCGAGCAAATCTTCAAAAACGCCCTGACCGGCCTGCCCATCGGCGGCGGCAAGGGCGGCGCGGACTTTGACCCCAAGGGCAAGTCCGATGGCGAAATCATGCGCTTCTGCCAGTCGTTCATGACCGAACTGTACCGCTACATCGGCGCCGACACCGACGTGCCCGCCGGTGACATCGGTGTGGGCCAGCGCGAGATCGGATTGCTGTTCGGGCAGTACAAGCGCATCACCAACCGCTACGAGAACGGCGTGGTGACCGGCAAGCAATTGCAATGGGGCGGCGCCCGGGGCCGGCAGGAAGCCACCGGCTACGGCGCGGTCTACTTCCTGCAGGAGATGCTGGGCGCCCATCGGAAAAAGCTCAAAGGCAAGAAGGTGGTGGTGTCCGGCACCGGCAATGTGGCGGTGTTCGCCATGGAGAAGGCGGTGGAGTTGGGTGCCAAGGTGGTCGCCTGTTCGGACTCGGACGGCTACGTGCACGACGCCAACGGCCTGGACGTAGAGCTGGTGAAGCAGATAAAACAGGTGGAAAAAGGCCGCATCCGCGATTACCCGAAGCGCAGCAAGGGCAAGGCGGAGTATCAGTCGGACGGGTCGATCTGGCAGGTGGCCTGCGATGTCGCCATGCCCTGCGCCACCCAGAACGAGCTGGGCGAAGACGACGCCCAGGCACTGATCGACAACAAGGTGATGGCGGTGGTGGAAGGCGCCAACATGCCGTGCACGCCGGAGGCGATCCAGGCCTTCTCGGATGCCAAGGTGCTGTTTGGCCCGGGCAAGGCCGCCAATGCCGGCGGGGTGGCCATGAGCGCCATGGAGATGCAGCAGAATGCCGCACGGGAGAGCTGGAGCTTTGACTACAGCATCGAACAACTGCAGCAGGTGATGCGCGAGATCCACCAGTCCTGCTTTGACACCGCCAAGCAGTACGATCGCAAGGGCGATTACGTGTTCGGGGCCAACGCAGCCGGTTTCCGGCAGGTTGCCGATGCCATGCTGGCGTTCGGCGTTATCTGA
- a CDS encoding LysR family transcriptional regulator: MINPVWLRSFCTLVEVGHFTRTAERLHMTQSGVSQHVRKLEERLGQSLLIRDGKQFTLTDAGTRLYREAGAIVAALSDLDRRIGADPAYEGVVRVMSPGSVGLKLYPHLLALQQRHPGLSIDYRFAPNSDVELALAEYRVDVGIMTKPSSRNEVGFKPVGEEPLLLVTPTSLVEPSWDRLMALGFIDHPDGAHHAGLLLGANFPEFHHSNQFPLAGFSNQISLILEPVSRGLGFTVLPAYAVEAFGRPDRVRTHRLANPASETLFLSFRRNQPLANRVRTVITTMGEGLGLGAGESGQIV; the protein is encoded by the coding sequence ATGATCAATCCGGTCTGGTTACGCAGCTTCTGTACCCTGGTGGAGGTGGGCCATTTCACCCGCACCGCCGAGCGCTTGCACATGACCCAATCCGGCGTGAGTCAGCACGTACGCAAGCTGGAGGAGCGCCTGGGGCAGTCGCTGCTGATCCGGGATGGCAAGCAGTTCACCCTGACCGACGCCGGCACCCGCCTGTACCGGGAGGCGGGAGCGATCGTGGCAGCCCTGTCGGACCTGGACCGGCGAATCGGCGCCGACCCCGCCTACGAGGGCGTGGTGCGGGTGATGTCTCCGGGCAGCGTCGGGCTCAAGTTGTACCCACACCTGCTGGCCCTGCAGCAACGGCACCCCGGCCTGAGCATCGATTACCGGTTTGCCCCCAACTCCGACGTCGAGCTGGCCCTCGCCGAGTACCGGGTCGATGTCGGCATCATGACCAAGCCCTCGTCCCGGAATGAGGTGGGGTTCAAGCCGGTCGGTGAGGAGCCTCTGTTGCTGGTGACCCCGACCAGTCTGGTGGAGCCCAGCTGGGACCGGCTGATGGCACTGGGCTTCATCGATCACCCGGACGGTGCCCATCACGCCGGCCTGCTGCTGGGTGCCAATTTCCCGGAATTTCACCACAGCAACCAGTTCCCCCTGGCCGGCTTTTCCAACCAGATCAGTCTCATTCTGGAGCCGGTCAGCCGTGGGCTGGGGTTTACCGTGCTGCCGGCCTACGCGGTCGAGGCGTTCGGCCGGCCGGACCGGGTGCGCACCCATCGCCTGGCCAACCCCGCCAGCGAGACCCTGTTCCTGAGCTTCCGGCGCAACCAGCCCCTGGCCAACCGGGTTCGCACTGTGATTACGACCATGGGCGAAGGCCTGGGCCTGGGGGCTGGCGAATCCGGCCAAATCGTGTAG
- a CDS encoding DUF393 domain-containing protein, translated as MTGVQPKLVVFYDGACPTCIKDRRWYEKLAGKTGDSVEWLDITGRDDELRRQGIDPDRALRELHVKDADGQIHREMDAYILLMSRVPLLKPLAWLIGLPLIRPGLARLYHGWVSRRLDGRA; from the coding sequence ATGACCGGAGTGCAACCAAAACTCGTGGTGTTCTACGACGGCGCCTGTCCCACCTGCATCAAGGACCGGCGCTGGTACGAGAAGCTGGCCGGGAAAACCGGCGACTCGGTGGAGTGGCTGGACATCACCGGCCGGGACGACGAGCTGAGAAGGCAAGGCATTGACCCGGACCGGGCCCTGAGAGAGCTGCACGTCAAGGATGCCGACGGCCAGATCCACCGGGAAATGGACGCCTACATCCTGCTGATGTCACGCGTGCCCCTGCTGAAACCCCTGGCCTGGCTCATTGGCCTGCCACTGATCCGGCCAGGGCTGGCCCGGCTTTACCATGGCTGGGTCAGTCGGCGGCTGGACGGCCGGGCCTGA
- a CDS encoding lactoylglutathione lyase family protein, whose amino-acid sequence MSNVYPRTFSHIGISMPDLDAAVTFYTEVLGWYLIMEPTDIEEDDSAIGEMCSDVFGPGWGSFRIAHLSTGDRIGVELFQFKGQENPENNFEYWKTGIFHFCVQDPNVEELAERIVAAGGKKRMAQPRYYYPGEKPYRMIYMEDPFGNILEIYSHSYELIYSAGAY is encoded by the coding sequence ATGAGCAATGTCTACCCGAGAACCTTCTCCCACATCGGCATTTCCATGCCCGACCTGGACGCGGCGGTGACCTTCTACACCGAGGTACTGGGCTGGTACCTGATCATGGAACCGACCGACATCGAAGAGGACGACAGCGCCATCGGCGAGATGTGCTCCGACGTGTTCGGTCCGGGCTGGGGCAGCTTCCGCATCGCGCACCTGTCTACCGGCGACCGGATCGGCGTGGAGTTGTTCCAGTTCAAGGGCCAGGAAAACCCGGAGAACAACTTCGAGTACTGGAAGACTGGCATCTTCCATTTCTGCGTTCAGGACCCGAACGTCGAGGAACTGGCCGAGCGCATCGTGGCCGCCGGCGGCAAGAAGCGGATGGCGCAGCCCCGCTACTACTACCCGGGTGAAAAGCCCTACCGCATGATCTACATGGAAGACCCGTTCGGCAACATCCTGGAGATCTACAGCCACAGCTACGAGCTGATCTACAGCGCCGGCGCCTACTGA